CGTCTCTCCATAGGTCAGGCGAAGCACGAGCGACGCGTCATTGCGATCCTTTGCGGCACGGAGACGGTCCGGTGAGGGAGAGAGGAGATCGAGCACAACGGATGATTCGGTAAATGTTTCTGGCGCCGTGACGACATGCAGACGCTCCGGGACATCCTGCTTAAGAGCCCGTATCGTGGGAGAGGTACGATCGATCTCTGGGAGAAGGATGCGCTCAATGTCGTAGCGACGCACAAGCTCCTCGGCACCCGTTACGTGATCCGCATCGGCATGCGTGAGCACAAGCGTATCAATGTGGCGATCAAACCACGGCAGGATCTGTCCTACTTTCCAGAGCACCGTATTGTCAGGTCCGGCATCCACAAGCCAACGCGCACCGTTCGGAAACTCAAGAAGCGTGGCGTCTCCTTGCCCAATGGAGAGGGAGAAGACCCGCAGATCATGATGCGGGATAGCCCGCCAGAGACTTGGCAGAGAAAGAACCAGGAACAGGCCCGCAAGCGCGAAGACTGGGTACGTTGTGCGAGACGTTGTCCCAGAAAAAATGCGGCGCAAGAGAAAACGGATGGAGAAGGCGCTCCCAAGAAGGATCGCCAGCAAGGCAAGCGGGTGCTCACGAGGAGTGAATGAGGCAAACGGCAAACGCGCAAAATGGCCTGAAAGTTCGAGGATATAGGAAAGGCCACCCACCAGGGGCAACGCCAAGGCTCGCGCAAGAAAGACAGAAACAAACGAGAGTCCAAGCACTCCAAGTCCGAGTCCCATGACAAACGGGAGGACAGGCAAGACAAACAGGTTGGCCAGCGGTGCCACAAGCGAAAACGTTGTAGAGGAGAACGCCAAAATGGGGGCCGTGGCAAGAATGGCGGCCAGTGAGCTTGCAAGTGCGCTTCGCAGCCCACCCGTCGCTGGGACCCAAGAAAGAAGCCCGTTGAGCTTCTCTTCAAACAACAGGAGGCCAGTCACCGAAGCAAAGGAGAGTTGGAAACCGAGGTCGTCACGCAAAAGCCTCGGTTCAAGAAGAAGCATGAGCGTGAGAGCAAATAAGAGAACATTACGCGTCGAAGCACTTCGTCCGCCGGCACAGCCAAACAGAACAATCGCTCCCATCACCGTGGCGCGAATAATCGGCGCCTCCGCACCGGCAAGAAATACATACCCGAGAAGAACAAGCACCGTAAGAGCCGTCGCCTTTTTTCGTGAGAGGAAAAACGATATAAAAAGAGAGAACGCGAATGAGGAAAGGAGCGCAACGTTCTGCCCGCTTGCCACCACAAGATGGGCCAATCCAGCACGACGAAACGCCTCCTCGATGGGAGCTGGGAGCAAATCCTCCCCTGTGAGAAATCCAAGAAGAAGGGAGGCGTAAGGCTCGTGTAGAATAGTCGCCGCGTGATTTCGTACCGCAAGCTGCACGCGCTGGACGGGCGAAAGCAGACGAGATCCGGCAAACCGCGCCGGTTCTTCAAACGTACGACAGATCCCATAGATGCCCCGCACCGCAAGAAAACGATCGTAGGCAAAACCGTCAAACGGTTCTGGCCGTTCGATACGGCAAGAGATAGAGAGCCGTTCCCCGCCCACAAGACGAGGAGAACGCGGTACATAGGCAAGAACCTCTCCATACGCATCGCTCGCAAACGTAAAACGCTGCGAGGAACCGCGCACCGTGGGAAGACTCCCCACCCACCCAGACAGAACAATACGTTCTTTGGGGAATGCCGGAGGGGAAGTCTGCGAGAGAATTTCAAATCGGAGAAATCCACCCCACAAAAACCCCACAAAAGAAATAAGGCAAAGCGCGGCGCGCCATTTCATGCGCAACCCTGCCGCACACAACAAGACAGAAAGGCCAACAAGGATTGTCGTTGGTGAGATAACAAAGGAGGCGATCGCCACCCCAAACGGAACTCCCGCAAACACGCAGGCAAATTGATTACTCTTCCGTTTGAGCCACTCCTCCAAGTCCCACCCCATGATAGCGAAGACCATAGGGGGTCATGTTCATATCTGCAAGTAAGTTTCGACCGTCAAAAATATCTTTGCCGCGCATAAGTGTCGCGAGACGTTCGAGGGAGACAGCGCGGAACATCGGCCACTCCGTGAGAATGCACAGCGCCTCAACTCCGGCCACCGCTTCAAGCGGCGAAGATGCGTAAGAGACCGATGCCCCAAGCACGCGCTCGGCATGGGGCATGGCCTGTGGATCAAAGACGACCACGTCCGCTCCCTCGGCATAGAGACGCGCAATGATGTCCACAGATGCAGACTCACGGACATCATCTGTGTTTGCCTTAAACGCCAATCCCCATACGGCCAACGTCTTTCCGGTGAGTTCTCCAAGCGTTTCTCGCACGCGCGCAACAAAGCGTTCGCGCTGGCGACGGTTCACCTCGATCGTCGCCGCAAGTAGGCGAAAGTCCACACCGGAACTCCCCGCGATCTGTGCAAGCGCGCTCACGTCTTTAGGAAAGCACGATCCTCCATAACCGATCCCGGCGCGCAAAAAGGCGCTCCCGATACGCGGATCCTGTCCGATGCATTGCACGATCTCGCGGATATCGGCTCCTGTACGCTCGGCAACTTCGGCAATTTCATTTACAAAGGAGATTTTCGTGGCGAGAAACGCATTGGCAGCATACTTTGCGAGTTCTGCCGACTCGAGCGATACCACAATCTTCGAGCACTCAAACGGCGCGTAGAGTTGAAGAAGAATATCGGCTCCCCACTGTTCGTCAGCACCCACCACAATACGGTCCGGTTTCATAAAATCCTCGACCGCTGTCCCCTCGCGGAGAAACTCCGGATTCGACAGTACCGTGACATGCACTTGCTTCGCACTCCGGCCCACTTCCTCAAGCGCTTCCTCCACAATGGCGCGCAGATGACGGTTCGTCCCCACCGGCACGGTACTCTTGGTCACAAGGTAGATGTCGTGGTTCAGAGCAAGCCCGATGGCGCGCGCGGCCGTTTCGATCGCAGAGAGATCCGCACTCCCGTTTTCTTTGGGCGGCGTTCCAACACACAGAAAAACAAAACTGGCGTCACGAAGTGCCTGCGAGAGGTCGGTGGTAAATAGGAGATGCTCGTTTGCCACGGCTGACCTCACCAGCTCCGAAAGTCCAGGTTCAAAGAATGGCATGCGGCCGCTCTGAAGAGCCGTAACTTTGCCCATATCCGTATCAAAACACACCACGCGATTGCCAAGCGAAGCCAGAGCTGCGCCCGTGACAAGTCCTACATAGCCCGTTCCGATAATGGTGATGTCCATAAGGCAGAAACGCTACCACAGTCCCTTGAAAAGACAAACTCCCCAGCCATTTCAGCATTGGGGAGTTTGTACTGTGCTGTCATTCCATCACGAAAAACTGCTTTTGTCAATCCTCTTTTGTGGACAAAACGACAAAGTTAATGAGCCGGCCGGGAACAAATACGACGCGTGCCACCTTCCTATCAGCAAGATGCCCGCCCACCTGCCTGCGAGCCTGCGTTTCCACATCCGCTTGACTCGTGTCTTTGGAAAGAGAGATGGTCGCACGCAGTTTTCCATTTACCTGTACCGCGAACTCAACGGTGACATCTTGTGCAAGCGCGGGATCATACGACGGCCATACACCATCAAAGATAGAGACCGAGTGTCCGAGCTTCTCCCAAATCTCTTCTGCAAGGTGCGGCGCATAGGGAGCCAGGATTTTCACAAACATCTCGAAAGATTCCCGGCGCACCCCATCCTGCATCGCATTGGCACAAATCATCATCTGCGCAATCGCGGTGTTAAACCGCATGGCGTCCGTGTCTTCACTCACTTTTTTTATCGTTTTGTGAATTTCCCGCTCAACCTCCCCAACCTTTTCAACTTTTCCAGCCTTTCCAACATCTCCAACCTCCTCGCTCACCCTCCACACCCGATCTAGAAATCGTCGCACACCGAGCACCCCATTCGTGTCCCACGGCTTCGCCTCTTCAAACGGCCCCATGAACATCTCATACATCCGCAGCGTATCGGCACCGAACGCTGCAACCACCTCGTCGGGATTGATGACGTTGCCGCGCGACTTGCTCATCTTCGCCCCATCGGGACCGAGAATCATACCTTGGTTGCGCAGTTTCAAAAACGGCTCGTCAAAAGAAATAATACCGAGGTCCTTGAGCGCGTAGCAGAAGAACCGCGCATAAAGGAGATGCAGCACCGCATGCTCGACCCCGCCTACGTATAGATCCACCGGGCACCAATAGTCCAGAGACTTCGCATCGGCAAACTTCTTTTCATTCGTCGGATCGACATACCGCAAGAAATACCAACTGGAGTCCACGAACGTGTCCATCGTATCGACTTCAAAACGCCACCCCTTGCCATACAGCTTCTCCGCACGCTTGGCGTACTCCTCTGATCGCGCAATGGGAGATTCGCCCGTGGGTCGAAAATCCACATCGGTGGGAAGCAGAAGCGGCAAATGTTTTTCTTTCACGGGGTGTGGCTGGCCCTCTGGATCGTAGACAATCGGAATGGGCGCGCCCCAAAAGCGCTGACGCGACACAAGCCAGTCGCGTAGACGGTACGTCGTTTTCTTAGTTCCAAAGTTATTCTCTTCTGGAACAATATTTTTGATGGGAAGGTTGTAGATCTCGGCAAAAGCGCGGTCACGTTCGTCGTGTGCAGGAACAGCCATGATAGCGCCCACTCCATAGGACGCGAGGACATAATCGGCAATCCATATGGGAATGTTCTCCCCTGTTGCCGGATTGATGGCATAGGACCCCGTAAACACGCCGGTCTTCTCGCGAGAAAGTTCGGCGCGTTCGAGCGCGGTTTTTTTAGCAGCAGATTTTTTGTAAGCTTCCACCTCCTCTTCGCGCGCACTTGTTGTAAGTTCTCCCACAAGCGGATGCTCGGGCGCCAACACAAGATACGTCGCCCCAAAGATGGTGTCAGGACGCGTGGTGAACACACGGACAGCTGCCGGCTGCCGGTTGCCAGCTACCAGAAGAAAATCAATCTCGACGCCCTCGCTTCTGCCAATCCAATTCCTCTGCATGGCCTTCAACCGCTCCGGCCAATCAAGATGTTCGAGACCAGCCAGCAACTCCTCGGCGTACTTTGTGATGCGGAAGAACCACTGCTCGAGTTCCTTTTGCACAACAGGGTTGTGGCAACGATCACACCTCCCGTCTACAACCTGCTCGTTCGCAAGCACCGTGTGGCACGACTCACACCAATTCACCGGCGCCTTTGCTTTGTACGCCAAGCCCGCTTCATACAGTTTCAAAAAAATCCATTGCGTCCATTTGTAATAAGCGGGATCGGCCGTGGAGAGAGTGCGCGACCAGTCAAAGGAGAGGCCGACAGATTTCATTTGCCGCGTGAAATTCTCTATCGCCGCCTTTGTCGTCTCTGCAGGATGAGTACCGGATTTGATGGCATAGTTTTCTGCCGGTAAACCGAAAGCATCAAACCCGATGGGAAAGAGCACGTGCTTCCCCTCCATCCGCGCTTTGCGCGTCATGATATCCACGCCGGTGTAGGATTCCACATGCCCCACATGGAGTCCCGCTCCCGAAGGATACGGAAACATAACCAAGTGATACCGCGCATCCTCGCGTTTCCTTTTTTCCTCTGTCACTTCTCCCGCATGATTCTTCTCCCATCTTTTTTGCCATTTCGGTTCAATCTCTCGGTGATTGTAGGGCATAACGGAGAAAGTATAGCAGGGACCAGAGACCGGGGGCCAGCGACCAGAAGAAGCTAAAGCGCCAGGGCGTTCACTGCGTCGTGGAGGATGCGCGCTGCCTGGCGAGCTTCGCTTGAAGAGAGGGAGAGCGGTGGGGAGAAGAAGAGCGTGCGAGAATCGGAAAACGCGACGAGCGCTCCTCGACGCACACAGCGTAAAAAGATGAGGGGTGCGATGGGACGCTTGAACTCGATGGCGAAGACCATGCCGATGCCACGTACCTCCTTCACCTGCTTGAGCGCCTTCAGGGGCTCGAGAAGTTTGAGAAGCTCGGCGCCAACGCGGCGAGAATTTTCAACAAGCCTCTCATCCCGGATAAGCCGAACATTTTCTCGCACCGCCGCCAAATCCTGCGCGAGCCACCCAAACGTCGCATAGACGGGAATACCCCTGGCGCGTCGCCACACACGTTCGGTGACAAGTGTTGCCGCCATCGTAGCGTATCCGCCCGTAAATGATTTTCCAAGACAGATAATGTCGGGCTCAATTCCCCACCACTCGCTTGCAAACATTTTTCCGGTACGTCCCACCCCTGTGGCCACCTCGTCCATGACAAGAAGCACACCGTGCTTGCGACAGACTCTCTCGATGGCGGGATAAAAATCAGCGGGAGGAATGAAGCAACCGGCGTTTGTCCAAATCGGCTCGCTCATGAACGCGGCGATGTTGCGGCGTCGGCAGAGTTTTTCAAATTGCTTTACGACCTTGCGCGCCTCATCGTCCGTCTTTGGAAGCGGAAGCGAGACAAATCCCGGCAGACGTGGCGCCATCGTTCTCTGCCACGCGT
This genomic stretch from Candidatus Uhrbacteria bacterium harbors:
- a CDS encoding aspartate aminotransferase family protein; translation: MTSHIAQVFDYNPVRIVKGKGSFLWDKKGKKYLDLVGGWCVATVGWAHPGMARAIAAQGRRGLYIPALFHDDDQEVFAKELCRMAPGKMNRAIRCTSGSEAVEFAIKCARAATGKQTVVSIGDTWHGHTYGAASLGYAWQRTMAPRLPGFVSLPLPKTDDEARKVVKQFEKLCRRRNIAAFMSEPIWTNAGCFIPPADFYPAIERVCRKHGVLLVMDEVATGVGRTGKMFASEWWGIEPDIICLGKSFTGGYATMAATLVTERVWRRARGIPVYATFGWLAQDLAAVRENVRLIRDERLVENSRRVGAELLKLLEPLKALKQVKEVRGIGMVFAIEFKRPIAPLIFLRCVRRGALVAFSDSRTLFFSPPLSLSSSEARQAARILHDAVNALAL
- a CDS encoding leucine--tRNA ligase; translation: MPYNHREIEPKWQKRWEKNHAGEVTEEKRKREDARYHLVMFPYPSGAGLHVGHVESYTGVDIMTRKARMEGKHVLFPIGFDAFGLPAENYAIKSGTHPAETTKAAIENFTRQMKSVGLSFDWSRTLSTADPAYYKWTQWIFLKLYEAGLAYKAKAPVNWCESCHTVLANEQVVDGRCDRCHNPVVQKELEQWFFRITKYAEELLAGLEHLDWPERLKAMQRNWIGRSEGVEIDFLLVAGNRQPAAVRVFTTRPDTIFGATYLVLAPEHPLVGELTTSAREEEVEAYKKSAAKKTALERAELSREKTGVFTGSYAINPATGENIPIWIADYVLASYGVGAIMAVPAHDERDRAFAEIYNLPIKNIVPEENNFGTKKTTYRLRDWLVSRQRFWGAPIPIVYDPEGQPHPVKEKHLPLLLPTDVDFRPTGESPIARSEEYAKRAEKLYGKGWRFEVDTMDTFVDSSWYFLRYVDPTNEKKFADAKSLDYWCPVDLYVGGVEHAVLHLLYARFFCYALKDLGIISFDEPFLKLRNQGMILGPDGAKMSKSRGNVINPDEVVAAFGADTLRMYEMFMGPFEEAKPWDTNGVLGVRRFLDRVWRVSEEVGDVGKAGKVEKVGEVEREIHKTIKKVSEDTDAMRFNTAIAQMMICANAMQDGVRRESFEMFVKILAPYAPHLAEEIWEKLGHSVSIFDGVWPSYDPALAQDVTVEFAVQVNGKLRATISLSKDTSQADVETQARRQVGGHLADRKVARVVFVPGRLINFVVLSTKED
- a CDS encoding DNA internalization-related competence protein ComEC/Rec2; translated protein: MVFAIMGWDLEEWLKRKSNQFACVFAGVPFGVAIASFVISPTTILVGLSVLLCAAGLRMKWRAALCLISFVGFLWGGFLRFEILSQTSPPAFPKERIVLSGWVGSLPTVRGSSQRFTFASDAYGEVLAYVPRSPRLVGGERLSISCRIERPEPFDGFAYDRFLAVRGIYGICRTFEEPARFAGSRLLSPVQRVQLAVRNHAATILHEPYASLLLGFLTGEDLLPAPIEEAFRRAGLAHLVVASGQNVALLSSFAFSLFISFFLSRKKATALTVLVLLGYVFLAGAEAPIIRATVMGAIVLFGCAGGRSASTRNVLLFALTLMLLLEPRLLRDDLGFQLSFASVTGLLLFEEKLNGLLSWVPATGGLRSALASSLAAILATAPILAFSSTTFSLVAPLANLFVLPVLPFVMGLGLGVLGLSFVSVFLARALALPLVGGLSYILELSGHFARLPFASFTPREHPLALLAILLGSAFSIRFLLRRIFSGTTSRTTYPVFALAGLFLVLSLPSLWRAIPHHDLRVFSLSIGQGDATLLEFPNGARWLVDAGPDNTVLWKVGQILPWFDRHIDTLVLTHADADHVTGAEELVRRYDIERILLPEIDRTSPTIRALKQDVPERLHVVTAPETFTESSVVLDLLSPSPDRLRAAKDRNDASLVLRLTYGETTLLLTGDISSPVEVSLVDRLGHIDVLKTAHHGSKTSTSAGLLGATTPTAAIISAGENNRYGHPHASVLERLKRFRVQVFRTDTDGDIFVKSKGEEPILTTHALSF
- a CDS encoding UDP-glucose/GDP-mannose dehydrogenase family protein produces the protein MDITIIGTGYVGLVTGAALASLGNRVVCFDTDMGKVTALQSGRMPFFEPGLSELVRSAVANEHLLFTTDLSQALRDASFVFLCVGTPPKENGSADLSAIETAARAIGLALNHDIYLVTKSTVPVGTNRHLRAIVEEALEEVGRSAKQVHVTVLSNPEFLREGTAVEDFMKPDRIVVGADEQWGADILLQLYAPFECSKIVVSLESAELAKYAANAFLATKISFVNEIAEVAERTGADIREIVQCIGQDPRIGSAFLRAGIGYGGSCFPKDVSALAQIAGSSGVDFRLLAATIEVNRRQRERFVARVRETLGELTGKTLAVWGLAFKANTDDVRESASVDIIARLYAEGADVVVFDPQAMPHAERVLGASVSYASSPLEAVAGVEALCILTEWPMFRAVSLERLATLMRGKDIFDGRNLLADMNMTPYGLRYHGVGLGGVAQTEE